One window of the Triticum dicoccoides isolate Atlit2015 ecotype Zavitan chromosome 3B, WEW_v2.0, whole genome shotgun sequence genome contains the following:
- the LOC119279014 gene encoding disease resistance protein RGA5-like isoform X8 produces the protein MDDDMLGINPLELRFPFELQKQMSSMVMLINKTKNYYAFNIETPGKQYRTEPNKGILSPQSEDTIQITLEIQETTPHDLPYSDNFIVQSTKVNGDFRAEDITKYMFQKEPVEVDEVNLTVVVYENEGPKEDLKIREDTKKKQKSMIESALSTDKPGVNTTHEAEAIHMEINSISYKYARGQCIKQPERLSFLTTPRLLCNQQTNMSDRAVDLVTGAMGSLHHKLDDLLKEEYNLEKSMKGEIDFLSEELRDMQLAIRKVSGVHRHNLDDDVMHWVDTVREMSYDIEDVVDGFLVHDEPPSNTSFFRGLIEHMFNHFKWGKTHNPIEDAVKDIKKQVEVVAERRKRWKVDETMANVASKITIDPRISAIYKDQKELVGIKEPSNVLIQWLSDKDGAMDVSKQQLKIVSIVGFAGLGKTTLAKAVYNQLQSQFGPKAFVPVGRNPNLKNVFEAILHGLSKESNAENLNEMQLINKIRGLLKNMRYFIVIDDIWDSPAWNLIKCALPNDDCGSCVVTTTRIRSVADDCYKHSRGYVHEMKPLNGQDSKNLFVCRMFGSPKVPEDISNDILKKCGGLPLAIISIASLLAHNQRPGWDSIRNSLVSVFEENHDDLKDMKQILDLSYMHLPHHLKTCLLDIGKYQEDQEIEKEDMLRQWTAQGFVSATRVRDAEDVAEDYFYELINMSMIQPGKMDFDEVLSCRVHDIMLDLIRSKATEENFNLLIDGPKVVRGEHKRVRRVAIYYDGEEDGGILAAINDGSLSHVRSVLLFRGCLVPSFLVLKYIRVLQLEGERGQSLDLTGIRALFLLRYLKIYCKKGLTLPRQIGELQQLETLQVEGLNELAFLPSDIFTWPRLSHISYLDGVVLPDGISGLKSLRTLRGIAFLESSVDNIKGLGELTKLRELEMFSELRICNESDKFEWDMHIDALRSSIVKLSGSLRSLTIGEGCLTLLPVHGWSSTLTPPRHLQKLNLSSCDFRRIPEWISQLRELYSLTLFVRELADSVSIVAGLPSLAYLELEVGPINLQSSKEKVIISGREFGALKHLILRCPNLSLEFKEGALPRLEKLHICFRYFMSAEFLPVGIKHLPVGTLPEIRLTMVSTEDTGKVACHIEQLKAVIRLRLKRAFELHHATADITVES, from the exons ATGGATGATGACATGCTTGGAATCAACCCGCTCGAACTAAGGTTTCCCTTCGAGCTTCAAAAGCAGATGTCATCCATGGTAATGCTAATCAACAAGACAAAGAATTACTATGCTTTCAATATCGAAACGCCAGGCAAGCAGTACCGTACAGAACCAAACAAAGGCATTCTGTCACCACAATCCGAGGATACTATCCAGATAACACTGGAAATACAAGAGACTACACCGCACGATCTGCCGTACTCCGACAATTTTATAGTGCAAAGCACAAAAGTCAATGGGGATTTTAGGGCCGAGGATATCACCAAATACATGTTCCAAAAAGAGCCAGTTGAAGTGGATGAGGTAAATTTGACGGTTGTAGTATATGAGAATGAGGGACCTAAGGAAGATCTCAAGATTCGTGAAGATACCAAG AAGAAACAAAAATCGATGATTGAATCTGCTTTGAGCACGGACAAACCTGGCGTTAACACAACTCACGAAGCAGAGGCCATTCACATG GAGATAAATTCTATCAGCTACAAATATGCACGAGGACAATGTATCAAGCAACCAGAGCGTCTTAGTTTCCTCACAACTCCTAGACTTTTGTGTAATCAGCAGACCAACATGAGCGACAGAGCCGTGGATCTTGTAACTGGGGCCATGGGCAGCCTACACCATAAGCTTGACGATCTCCTCAAGGAAGAGTACAATCTAGAGAAAAGCATGAAGGGAGAAATAGATTTTCTATCAGAAGAGCTGAGGGATATGCAGCTAGCCATCCGGAAGGTGTCGGGGGTACATCGGCACAACCTTGACGATGATGTCATGCACTGGGTTGACACTGTCAGGGAGATGTCATATGACATTGAGGATGTTGTTGATGGTTTCCTGGTACACGATGAGCCTCCATCTAACACAAGCTTCTTCAGGGGGCTCATTGAGCACATGTTCAACCACTTCAAGTGGGGCAAGACTCACAATCCAATTGAAGATGCTGTCAAAGATATCAAGAAACAAGTTGAGGTTGTGGCTGAAAGACGTAAAAGGTGGAAGGTTGATGAAACAATGGCTAATGTAGCTTCCAAAATTACCATCGACCCTCGCATTTCGGCTATATACAAAGATCAGAAAGAACTTGTTGGCATCAAAGAGCCAAGTAATGTGCTAATTCAGTGGCTTTCTGATAAGGATGGGGCTATGGACGTGTCAAAACAGCAACTCAAGATAGTCTCTATCGTTGGATTTGCAGGATTGGGCAAGACAACACTTGCCAAGGCGGTGTATAACCAGCTTCAATCCCAGTTTGGTCCTAAGGCTTTTGTTCCAGTGGGTCGTAATCctaatttgaaaaatgtttttgAGGCAATTCTCCATGGACTTAGCAAAGAATCGAATGCAGAAAACTTAAACGAAATGCAGCTCATCAACAAAATCCGAGGATTGCTCAAGAACATG AGGTACTTCATAGTAATCGATGATATATGGGATTCCCCAGCATGGAATCTTATTAAATGTGCTCTTCCAAATGACGATTGTGGCAGTTGTGTGGTGACAACTACAAGGATTCGCTCTGTTGCGGATGACTGTTACAAACACAGCAGAGGATATGTTCATGAGATGAAACCACTAAATGGCCAAGACTCGAAAAACCTATTTGTTTGTAGAATGTTTGGTTCCCCTAAAGTACCAGAAGATATTTCAAATGATATTCTGAAAAAATGTGGTGGCTTGCCCCTTGCTATTATTAGTATAGCAAGTCTTCTCGCACATAACCAAAGGCCAGGATGGGATTCTATAAGGAATTCTTTGGTGTCTGTGTTTGAAGAAAATCATGATGATCTTAAAGATATGAAGCAAATATTGGATCTTAGCTACATGCATCTCCCTCATCATCTTAAGACATGCCTTCTTGATATTGGGAAGTACCAAGAGGACCAGGAGATAGAGAAGGAGGATATGTTGAGGCAATGGACAGCTCAAGGTTTTGTGAGTGCAACTCGTGTGCGTGATGCAGAGGATGTCGCAGAAGACTACTTCTATGAACTCATCAACATGAGCATGATCCAACCTGGCAAGATGGACTTCGATGAGGTGTTGTCTTGCAGAGTGCATGATATAATGCTTGACCTTATCAGATCCAAGGCCACGGAAGAGAATTTCAATCTTTTAATAGATGGGCCAAAAGTTGTTAGAGGGGAACACAAAAGGGTCCGTCGAGTGGCCATTTACTATGATGGCGAAGAAGATGGCGGAATACTGGCAGCAATCAATGATGGATCACTATCGCATGTTCGATCAGTCTTACTTTTCAGAGGGTGTCTTGTGCCTTCTTTTCTGGTGCTGAAGTATATCCGAGTTCTTCAGCTTGAAGGTGAAAGAGGCCAGAGTCTAGACCTCACTGGTATCCGTGCATTATTTCTACTAAGGTATCTAAAGATTTATTGCAAGAAAGGTTTGACGCTACCTAGACAAATTGGCGAGCTACAACAATTGGAGACATTACAAGTTGAAGGGTTAAATGAACTGGCATTTCTCCCATCAGATATTTTTACTTGGCCGCGGTTGTCACATATTAGTTATTTAGATGGTGTCGTGTTGCCTGACGGGATTAGTGGCTTGAAATCTCTGCGCACTCTGCGAGGTATTGCTTTTTTGGAAAGCTCAGTGGACAATATCAAGGGCCTTGGCGAGCTGACCAAATTGAGGGAACTTGAGATGTTTTCGGAACTTCGGATCTGTAATGAATCGGATAAATTCGAGTGGGACATGCATATTGATGCCTTGCGCTCTTCCATTGTAAAGCTTTCGGGTAGTCTCAGGAGTCTTACTATCGGAGAAGGATGCCTCACCTTGCTACCGGTCCATGGGTGGAGCAGCACACTAACCCCACCTCGCCATCTTCAGAAACTCAATCTGTCTAGCTGCGATTTCCGAAGAATCCCCGAGTGGATCTCTCAGCTCCGTGAGCTCTACAGTTTAACACTTTTCGTCAGGGAGCTGGCTGATAGTGTCAGTATCGTTGCAGGGTTGCCTTCCCTTGCATACTTAGAACTGGAGGTTGGCCCTATCAATTTGCAGTCCTCCAAGGAGAAGGTAATCATCTCAGGTAGGGAATTTGGAGCGCTCAAGCACCTGATTTTGCGATGTCCCAATCTGTCGCTGGAATTCAAGGAAGGTGCTCTGCCCAGGCTGGAGAAGCTCCACATATGCTTCCGTTACTTCATGTCTGCTGAATTCCTACCGGTTGGCATTAAGCACTTGCCAGTTGGCACTCTTCCGGAAATCCGTTTAACGATGGTGTCCACGGAAGATACGGGGAAAGTGGCTTGCCATATCGAACAACTCAAGGCAGTTATTCGGCTACGGTTGAAGAGAGCATTTGAGCTGCATCATGCTACTGCCGACATCACTGTGGAGTCGTGA